A single genomic interval of Camelina sativa cultivar DH55 chromosome 11, Cs, whole genome shotgun sequence harbors:
- the LOC104729088 gene encoding F-box-like/WD repeat-containing protein TBL1XR1 — protein sequence MSSLTSVELNFLVFRYLQESGFTHSAFTLGYEAGINKSNIDGNMVPPGALIKFVQKGLQYMEMEANLSNGEVDVDEDFSFFQPLDLISKDVKELQDMLREKKRKERDREKERDRSKDNDKEVEREHEGDRNRAKEKDRHEKQKERERERERIEREKERELQTLLIFCDMQHLFSNMSLCVFICTGAEPMDISMTPTSQTNHIPSSDVRILEGHTSEVCACAWSPSASLLASGSGDATARIWSIPEGSFKSVHTSSSSINALILKHAKGKSNEKSKDVTTLDWNGEGSLLATGSCDGQARIWTANGDLISTLSKHKGPIFSLKWNKKGDYLLTGSVDRTAVVWDVKAEEWKQQFEFHSGPTLDVDWRNNVSFATSSTDTMIYLCKIGETRPVKVFAGHQGEVNCVKWDPTGSLLASCSDDSTAKIWSVKQNTFVHDLQEHTKEIYTVRWCPSGPGTNNPNKQLTIASASFDSTVKLWDAELGKMLCSFNGHGGPVYSLAFSPNGEYIASGSLDKSILIWSIKEGKIVKTYTGYGGIFEVCWNKEGNKIAACFADNSVCVLDFRM from the exons ATGTCTTCACTCACTTCCGTCGAattgaattttctggttttccGATATCTTCAAGAATCAG GGTTTACACACTCTGCGTTCACTCTAGGTTATGAGGCAGGGATAAATAAATCCAACATTGATGGGAATATGGTTCCACCTGGTGCTCTTATCAAATTTGTTCAAAAGGGACTCCAGTACATGGAGATGGAAGCTAATTTGAGCAAT GGTGAAGTGGACGTTGATGAGGATTTCTCATTCTTTCAACCCTTGGATCTGATTTCAAAGGATGTAAAGGAGTTGCAGGATATGCTGagggaaaagaagaggaaagagaggGATAGGGAGAAGGAAAGAGACAGATCTAAAGACAACGATAAAGAGGTTGAACGAGAACATGAAGGAGATCGCAACCGAGCAAAGGAAAAAGATAGGCACGAGAAACAGAAGGAACGAGAGAGGGAAAGGGAAAGGATTGAACGAGAAAAGGAGAGGGAA CTTCAGACTTTGCTGATATTTTGTGACATGCAACATCTGTTTTCCAATATGAGTCTGTGTGTTTTTATTTGTACAGGTGCAGAACCTATGGATATCTCGATGACTCCTACATCTCAGACAAATCACATTCCTAGTTCTGATGTGAGGATTTTGGAAGGGCATACTTCCGAG GTTTGCGCTTGTGCATGGAGTCCCTCGGCTTCACTTCTTGCATCAGG GTCTGGTGATGCAACAGCGCGGATCTGGAGTATTCCTGAAGGATCATTCAAATCTGTGcatactagtagtagtagtatcaaCGCTTTGATTCTGAAGCATGCAAAAGGCAAGTCAAATGAGAAGAGCAAGGATGTGACCACTCTTGACTGGAAT GGTGAAGGGTCTTTACTTGCAACTGGTTCATGTGATGGCCAAGCAAGAATCTGGACTGCAAACG GTGATTTGATAAGTACTTTGAGCAAACACAAGGGCCCTATTTTTTCCCTGAAGTGGAACAAGAAGGGAGACTATCTTCTAACCGGTAGTGTTGATAGAACCGCTGTTGTTTGGGATGTAAAGGCAGAGGAGTGGAAGCAACAATTTGAATTTCATTCAG gTCCTACACTTGATGTTGATTGGCGCAACAATGTATCTTTCGCAACAAGCTCCACGGACACCATGATCTACTTATGTAAGATTGGAGAAACTAGGCCTGTCAAAGTCTTCGCCGGGCATCAG GGCGAGGTTAATTGCGTGAAATGGGATCCTACTGGTTCATTATTGGCTTCATGCTCAGACGATAGTACTGCTAAG atatGGAGTGTAAAACAAAACACTTTTGTTCATGACCTCCAAGAGCATACTAAG gAAATTTATACAGTCAGATGGTGCCCTTCAGGACCAGGAACTAACAATCCTAACAAACAGCTAACTATTGCAAG TGCATCATTTGACTCAACAGTAAAGCTATGGGATGCAGAACTCGGGAAGATGCTATGTAGTTTCAACGGGCACGG GGGACCGGTTTACTCACTGGCGTTTAGTCCAAACGGGGAGTACATAGCGAGTGGGTCGTTGGACAAATCGATCCTCATATGGTCGATAAAAGAAGGGAAAATAGTGAAGACATATACAGGATATGGAGGCATATTCGAAGTGTGCTGGAACAAAGAAGGTAACAAAATCGCAGCTTGCTTTGCTGATAACTCAGTCTGCGTTCTTGATTTCAGGATGTAG
- the LOC104727297 gene encoding cytochrome P450 81E8-like isoform X2, which produces MGTQIGEMIDLILVALIAGLITAVVSYVFRSKKKNKNLPPRPVGFPVLGHLHLLKEPVHRCLRDLSQNLRSDVFFLRLGSRRAVVVTSASAAEEFLSQQNDVVFANRPQATFSDIISYNYTVLGSAPYGEHWRRLRRFCTVDIFSPARLRDSSEVRRDEVRALLRTIHVSTSRGNNGSVRVNLRPLFSTLTFNIVMSMIAGKREQDEEAKKFRELIRDVFELAGVTYVGDFLPILKILDFDGFLKRMKELFSRMDKFFQDLVDEHRRNRGKAEYDEKTMIAHLLTLQESGPEYYTDDIIKGLVQVMLLAGTDTASVTLEWAMANLLNHPEVLKKLKTELNDVSGERRVLEDSDASKSTYLNNVVSETLRLYPAAPLLVPHASSADCKVAGYDIPRDTWLLINAWAIQRDTKLWDDPDSFKPERFESETHRVF; this is translated from the exons ATGGGCACACAAATCGGTgagatgattgatttgattttagtCGCTCTCATCGCTGGTCTAATTACAGCGGTAGTGTCATATGTTTTCcggtcaaagaagaagaataaaaatttACCACCACGTCCGGTTGGTTTTCCTGTGCTCGGACACCTCCACCTTCTCAAAGAACCTGTTCACCGTTGCCTCCGTGACCTCTCTCAGAACCTACGCAGCGACGTGTTTTTTCTCCGCCTAGGCTCTCGGCGAGCTGTGGTTGTGACGTCAGCTTCCGCTGCGGAGGAGTTCTTATCTCAGCAGAACGATGTTGTTTTCGCCAACAGGCCTCAGGCTACTTTTAGTGATATCATTTCTTACAACTACACGGTGCTTGGCTCAGCTCCCTACGGAGAACACTGGCGGAGACTACGCCGTTTCTGCACCGTAGACATCTTCTCCCCCGCTCGTCTCAGAGATTCGTCGGAGGTTCGGAGAGACGAAGTGAGAGCTCTGCTTCGGACGATTCACGTATCAACATCTAGAGGTAATAATGGCTCGGTGAGAGTGAATCTTAGGCCGTTATTTTCTACGCTTACGTTTAACATCGTTATGAGCATGATCGCCGGGAAAAGAGAGCAGGACGAGGAAGCTAAGAAATTTCGAGAGCTGATTAGGGATGTGTTCGAGCTCGCTGGTGTTACTTACGTCGGAGATTTTCTTCCAATTCTGAAGATACTTGATTTCGACGGCTTCTTAAAGAGAATGAAAGAACTCTTTTCGAGAATGGATAAGTTTTTTCAGGATTTGGTTGATGAGCAtcggagaaacagaggaaaagcaGAGTATGATGAGAAGACTATGATCGCTCATTTACTAACTCTTCAAGAATCGGGACCTGAGTATTACACTGACGATATCATCAAAGGACTCGTACAG GTGATGTTGCTCGCCGGAACAGACACAGCGTCGGTGACATTGGAGTGGGCTATGGCTAACCTTCTCAATCATCCAGAAGTGTTAAAGAAACTTAAAACAGAACTAAACGACGTTTCGGGAGAAAGGCGTGTGTTGGAGGATTCAGATGCAAGCAAGTCTACGTATCTCAATAATGTGGTATCCGAGACTCTCCGTTTGTATCCGGCAGCGCCGTTACTTGTCCCACACGCATCATCCGCTGACTGCAAAGTTGCTGGATATGACATTCCACGTGACACTTGGCTACTGATAAATGCGTGGGCTATTCAGAGAGATACGAAGCTATGGGATGATCCTGACTCTTTCAAGCCGGAGAGATTCGAATCAGAGACCCATCGTG TGTTTTGA
- the LOC104727297 gene encoding cytochrome P450 81D1-like isoform X1 has protein sequence MGTQIGEMIDLILVALIAGLITAVVSYVFRSKKKNKNLPPRPVGFPVLGHLHLLKEPVHRCLRDLSQNLRSDVFFLRLGSRRAVVVTSASAAEEFLSQQNDVVFANRPQATFSDIISYNYTVLGSAPYGEHWRRLRRFCTVDIFSPARLRDSSEVRRDEVRALLRTIHVSTSRGNNGSVRVNLRPLFSTLTFNIVMSMIAGKREQDEEAKKFRELIRDVFELAGVTYVGDFLPILKILDFDGFLKRMKELFSRMDKFFQDLVDEHRRNRGKAEYDEKTMIAHLLTLQESGPEYYTDDIIKGLVQVMLLAGTDTASVTLEWAMANLLNHPEVLKKLKTELNDVSGERRVLEDSDASKSTYLNNVVSETLRLYPAAPLLVPHASSADCKVAGYDIPRDTWLLINAWAIQRDTKLWDDPDSFKPERFESETHRGKFLPFGIGRRACPGMGLAQLVLSLALGSLIQCFDWERDEDDVAVDMSEGKGLTVPKAVPLVAKCKSLPILDKVVL, from the exons ATGGGCACACAAATCGGTgagatgattgatttgattttagtCGCTCTCATCGCTGGTCTAATTACAGCGGTAGTGTCATATGTTTTCcggtcaaagaagaagaataaaaatttACCACCACGTCCGGTTGGTTTTCCTGTGCTCGGACACCTCCACCTTCTCAAAGAACCTGTTCACCGTTGCCTCCGTGACCTCTCTCAGAACCTACGCAGCGACGTGTTTTTTCTCCGCCTAGGCTCTCGGCGAGCTGTGGTTGTGACGTCAGCTTCCGCTGCGGAGGAGTTCTTATCTCAGCAGAACGATGTTGTTTTCGCCAACAGGCCTCAGGCTACTTTTAGTGATATCATTTCTTACAACTACACGGTGCTTGGCTCAGCTCCCTACGGAGAACACTGGCGGAGACTACGCCGTTTCTGCACCGTAGACATCTTCTCCCCCGCTCGTCTCAGAGATTCGTCGGAGGTTCGGAGAGACGAAGTGAGAGCTCTGCTTCGGACGATTCACGTATCAACATCTAGAGGTAATAATGGCTCGGTGAGAGTGAATCTTAGGCCGTTATTTTCTACGCTTACGTTTAACATCGTTATGAGCATGATCGCCGGGAAAAGAGAGCAGGACGAGGAAGCTAAGAAATTTCGAGAGCTGATTAGGGATGTGTTCGAGCTCGCTGGTGTTACTTACGTCGGAGATTTTCTTCCAATTCTGAAGATACTTGATTTCGACGGCTTCTTAAAGAGAATGAAAGAACTCTTTTCGAGAATGGATAAGTTTTTTCAGGATTTGGTTGATGAGCAtcggagaaacagaggaaaagcaGAGTATGATGAGAAGACTATGATCGCTCATTTACTAACTCTTCAAGAATCGGGACCTGAGTATTACACTGACGATATCATCAAAGGACTCGTACAG GTGATGTTGCTCGCCGGAACAGACACAGCGTCGGTGACATTGGAGTGGGCTATGGCTAACCTTCTCAATCATCCAGAAGTGTTAAAGAAACTTAAAACAGAACTAAACGACGTTTCGGGAGAAAGGCGTGTGTTGGAGGATTCAGATGCAAGCAAGTCTACGTATCTCAATAATGTGGTATCCGAGACTCTCCGTTTGTATCCGGCAGCGCCGTTACTTGTCCCACACGCATCATCCGCTGACTGCAAAGTTGCTGGATATGACATTCCACGTGACACTTGGCTACTGATAAATGCGTGGGCTATTCAGAGAGATACGAAGCTATGGGATGATCCTGACTCTTTCAAGCCGGAGAGATTCGAATCAGAGACCCATCGTGGTAAGTTTCTGCCTTTTGGAATCGGTAGGAGAGCATGTCCCGGTATGGGTCTAGCCCAACTTGTACTGAGCTTGGCTTTAGGTTCATTGATCCAGTGTTTTGATTGGGAGAGAGATGAGGATGATGTGGCTGTTGACATGTCGGAAGGAAAGGGTCTTACCGTGCCCAAAGCTGTACCTTTAGTTGCCAAGTGCAAGTCTTTACCAATTCTCGACAAAGTTGTTCTTTAA